In the genome of Phycisphaerae bacterium, one region contains:
- a CDS encoding helix-turn-helix transcriptional regulator encodes MTAMLNPVNPELVLSLNQRPLAARAVANARQRLKDGQLETWPLAETSEQQAGQRLRHLLKKKGITQAALARSLGVSLAVVNRVLKRPDRSMVVTLRRIAAALNADAWEIVD; translated from the coding sequence ATGACCGCTATGCTCAACCCGGTCAACCCCGAGCTAGTCCTTTCGCTCAATCAACGGCCGCTCGCCGCGCGGGCCGTCGCCAACGCCCGCCAGCGCCTCAAAGACGGCCAACTGGAAACGTGGCCGCTGGCCGAGACCTCTGAGCAACAAGCAGGCCAACGACTTCGACATTTATTAAAGAAAAAAGGCATTACCCAGGCCGCGCTCGCCCGCAGTCTCGGCGTATCCCTGGCGGTGGTAAACCGTGTCCTCAAGAGACCGGATCGCTCAATGGTGGTGACGCTTCGACGGATCGCCGCGGCGCTGAATGCCGACGCTTGGGAGATCGTTGACTGA
- a CDS encoding polyprenyl synthetase family protein has translation MNAVIEKPTLDLAAPVAAALDQVMNTFDEELCGDLPFVEKLVDQVRQFRGKLLRPKLLLLTAKAVGDIRREHIVLAAVVEMVHMATLVHDDVLDESDVRRRRPTINRLVGNEGAVLLGDYLISHAYHLCTSLGSVEYARRIADVTNTVCEGELMQIEHRGDTDLSEARYLEIIRRKTAALTGVCCELGAAAAGADRRIVQSMAAFGVDLGMAFQIVDDLLDLTGTENELGKTAGRDADLGKWTLPAIRFRDRADAADRRRLVDALSNGSPDKSESIRSILAGSDAMDYAMGMARSYVQSALRQLAELPMTDAKKSLIAAAEFIVNRRA, from the coding sequence ATGAACGCCGTTATTGAAAAACCAACCCTCGACCTGGCCGCTCCCGTCGCCGCCGCCCTCGATCAGGTGATGAACACCTTCGACGAGGAACTGTGCGGTGACCTGCCCTTCGTCGAGAAGCTTGTAGATCAGGTCCGGCAGTTTCGCGGCAAGTTGCTCCGGCCCAAGCTGCTCCTGCTGACCGCTAAGGCCGTCGGCGACATCCGTCGCGAACACATCGTGCTCGCCGCCGTCGTCGAGATGGTCCACATGGCCACGCTCGTCCACGACGACGTCCTCGATGAATCCGACGTCCGCCGCCGCCGCCCGACGATCAATCGCCTTGTCGGCAACGAGGGCGCGGTCCTGCTCGGCGACTACCTCATCTCACACGCCTATCACCTCTGCACGAGCCTCGGCTCCGTTGAATACGCCCGCCGCATCGCCGACGTCACCAACACGGTCTGCGAAGGTGAATTGATGCAGATCGAGCATCGCGGCGATACGGACCTGAGCGAGGCTCGTTATCTGGAGATCATTCGCCGCAAGACCGCCGCCCTGACCGGCGTGTGCTGCGAACTCGGCGCGGCCGCGGCGGGGGCCGACCGGCGGATTGTGCAGAGCATGGCGGCGTTCGGCGTCGACCTGGGCATGGCCTTCCAGATCGTGGACGACCTGCTCGACCTCACGGGTACGGAAAACGAACTCGGCAAGACCGCCGGCCGCGACGCAGACCTGGGCAAATGGACCCTTCCGGCGATCCGCTTTCGTGACCGAGCCGACGCCGCAGACCGCCGGCGTTTGGTCGACGCGCTTTCCAACGGCAGCCCGGACAAGTCTGAGAGCATCCGCTCTATCCTCGCCGGGTCAGACGCCATGGACTACGCGATGGGCATGGCCCGTTCTTACGTCCAATCGGCACTCCGCCAATTGGCCGAGCTTCCGATGACCGACGCGAAGAAAAGCCTCATCGCTGCCGCCGAATTTATCGTGAACCGCCGCGCATAG
- the recO gene encoding DNA repair protein RecO, translated as MSLFSDIAVVLRRLDYSETSQVLVLLTREHGQQRIIAKGVKRATKTRASVGIDLLEVGRLVFSRRPGKEETLATLTEWRQEETFPHLRTDLVRNYAAQYAAEVTSHLMEVHDPHPELFDGLRKFFRALKDGPAIGLLARYLWFMLTQIGLRPELSRCMGCGRSVEKDATVYFSSHQGGAICRDCEPAIVEKRRMSVALARALGVIGSPHPLDDTKLAREAFDLLDYHLTELLARPPKLSGPLRAALK; from the coding sequence ATGTCGCTTTTTTCCGATATCGCCGTCGTCCTTCGCCGACTCGATTACAGCGAGACGTCACAGGTGCTGGTGCTGCTGACGCGCGAGCACGGCCAGCAGCGGATAATCGCCAAGGGCGTGAAGCGGGCCACGAAGACGAGGGCCTCCGTCGGGATCGATCTTCTGGAGGTGGGGCGGCTGGTCTTTTCCCGTCGGCCGGGCAAGGAGGAGACGCTCGCGACGTTGACGGAATGGCGGCAGGAGGAGACATTTCCGCACCTGCGCACCGACCTGGTTCGCAATTACGCCGCGCAATACGCCGCCGAGGTCACGTCGCACCTGATGGAAGTGCACGACCCCCACCCGGAGCTTTTCGACGGACTGCGCAAATTCTTTCGCGCGCTGAAAGACGGACCGGCGATCGGGCTCCTGGCGCGATACCTGTGGTTCATGTTGACGCAAATCGGCCTGCGACCGGAGTTGTCGCGCTGCATGGGCTGCGGGCGCTCGGTCGAAAAAGACGCGACCGTTTATTTCAGCTCGCACCAGGGCGGGGCGATCTGCCGGGACTGCGAGCCGGCGATCGTGGAGAAGCGGCGCATGAGCGTGGCGCTGGCGCGAGCGCTGGGAGTGATCGGCTCTCCGCATCCGCTGGACGATACGAAGCTGGCACGCGAGGCATTCGACCTGTTGGATTATCACCTGACGGAACTGCTCGCTCGCCCACCGAAGCTGTCCGGGCCGTTACGGGCTGCGTTGAAATAG
- a CDS encoding type II toxin-antitoxin system PemK/MazF family toxin, whose amino-acid sequence MNPGELYYADLYEAGVRPVLIVSRESLNRGGYAVAIPLTSSHFERRSRLPNCVPFRAGQFGLTVDCAAQCEAILSIERSQIDLTKGLIGQVDESTMREVIRAAGYVMESECEPTG is encoded by the coding sequence ATGAACCCCGGCGAGTTGTATTACGCGGATCTGTATGAGGCGGGTGTCCGCCCGGTGTTGATCGTCTCGCGTGAGTCTCTCAATCGCGGTGGTTACGCGGTCGCTATTCCGCTTACGTCATCGCACTTCGAACGCCGAAGCCGTCTGCCCAATTGCGTCCCATTTCGCGCAGGTCAATTTGGACTGACTGTGGATTGTGCGGCCCAATGCGAAGCGATTCTCAGCATTGAGCGGTCTCAGATCGATCTTACCAAAGGCCTTATCGGACAGGTCGATGAATCGACGATGCGTGAGGTGATTCGGGCCGCCGGCTACGTTATGGAATCAGAGTGCGAGCCGACTGGATGA